A DNA window from Bos indicus x Bos taurus breed Angus x Brahman F1 hybrid chromosome 16, Bos_hybrid_MaternalHap_v2.0, whole genome shotgun sequence contains the following coding sequences:
- the B3GALT2 gene encoding beta-1,3-galactosyltransferase 2 has protein sequence MLQWRRRHCCFAKMSWNAKRSLFRTHLIGVLSLVFLFAMFLFFNHHDWLPGRAGFKENPVTYTFRGFRSTKSETNHSSLRNIWKETVPQTLRPQTATDPNNTDLSLQGVTGLENTLGANGSIYNEKGTGHPNAYHFKYIINEPEKCQEKSPFLILLIAAEPGQIEARRAIRQTWGNESLAPGIQITRIFLLGVSIKSSGYLQRAILEESRQYHDIIQQEYLDTYYNLTIKTLMGMNWVATYCPRIPYVMKTDSDMFVNTEYLIHKLLKPDLPPRHNYFTGYLMRGYAPNRNKDSKWYMPPDLYPSERYPVFCSGTGYVFSGDLAEKIFKVSLSIRRLHLEDVYVGICLAKLRIDPVPPPNEFVFNHWRVSYSSCKYSHLITSHQFQPSELIKYWNHLQQNKHNACANAAKEKAGRYRHRKLH, from the coding sequence ATGCTTCAGTGGAGAAGGAGACACTGCTGCTTCGCAAAGATGAGCTGGAATGCCAAGAGGTCTCTGTTTCGGACCCATCTTATTGGTGTACTTTCTCTCGTGTTTCTTTTtgctatgtttttgtttttcaatcatCATGACTGGCTGCCAGGCAGAGCTGGATTCAAAGAAAACCCTGTGACATACACTTTCCGTGGATTTCGTTCTACAAAAAGTGAGACAAACCACAGCTCTCTTCGGAACATTTGGAAAGAAACTGTCCCTCAGACCCTGAGGCCTCAAACAGCAACTGACCCCAACAACACGGATCTGTCACTGCAAGGAGTCACAGGGCTGGAGAACACGCTCGGTGCCAACGGAAGCATTTACAACGAGAAAGGTACTGGACACCCAAATGCTTACCATTTCAAATACATTATCAACGAACCCGAAAAGTGCCAGGAGAAAAGCCCCTTTTTAATACTACTAATCGCTGCGGAACCTGGACAAATAGAAGCTAGACGAGCTATTCGGCAAACTTGGGGCAATGAGAGTCTAGCACCTGGTATTCAAATCACACGGATTTTTCTTTTAGGCGTAAGTATTAAGTCAAGTGGCTACCTTCAACGTGCAATATTGGAAGAAAGCAGACAGTACCATGATATTATCCAACAGGAATACTTAGATACATACTATAATCTGACCATTAAAACACTCATGGGCATGAACTGGGTTGCAACATACTGTCCGCGTATTCCTtatgtaatgaaaactgacagtGACATGTTTGTCAATACAGAGTATTTAATACATAAGTTATTGAAGCCAGACCTGCCTCCTAGACATAACTATTTTACTGGTTACCTAATGAGGGGATATGCACCCAATCGAAACAAAGACAGCAAGTGGTACATGCCACCAGACCTCTACCCTAGTGAACGCTATCCTGTCTTCTGCTCTGGGACTGGTTATGTTTTTTCTGGAGATCTGGCAGAGAAGATATTTAAAGTTTCTTTAAGTATCCGTCGTTTGCACTTGGAAGATGTATATGTGGGGATCTGTCTTGCCAAGTTGAGAATTGATCCTGTGCCCCCTCCCAATGAGTTTGTGTTCAATCACTGGCGAGTTTCTTACTCAAGCTGTAAATACAGCCACCTAATTACCTCTCATCAGTTCCAGCCTAGTGAACTGATAAAATACTGGAACCATTTACAACAAAATAAGCACAATGCTTGTGCCAATGCAGCAAAAGAAAAGGCAGGCAGATATCGCCACCGTAAACTACATTAG